A single window of Pseudarthrobacter defluvii DNA harbors:
- the metX gene encoding homoserine O-acetyltransferase MetX: MTVTAAPTTIPEHGIVRYASIGGLELEAGGHLPDVTLAYETWGTLNADASNAVLIEHALTGSTHVTRGDTDEEGWWEQLAGPGAPVDTDKFFVVSINIVGGCYGSTGPSSPAPDGKPWGSRFPLVTLRDSTVAEARLADQLGIKSWFAVLGGSMGGARALEWAVTYPERVQRCAVIAVGAASTAEQIAFAQAQTLAIRQDPNFNGGDYYGGPCPEDGLALARRIAHITYRSAAELEGRFGRAPQAPESPFQGEVLATRGRYQVESYLDHQGNKLVKRFDANSYIALTEALMSHDICRGRGTLAETLARSTARFLVAAVDSDRLYFPAQSRELAQALPGEVDVHVIQAPIGHDGFLTEIGQLGGQLRGTFLA, translated from the coding sequence ATGACGGTTACCGCCGCCCCAACCACTATCCCCGAGCACGGAATCGTCCGCTACGCCTCCATCGGGGGACTGGAACTCGAAGCCGGGGGACACCTCCCTGACGTCACCCTGGCCTACGAAACCTGGGGGACGCTCAACGCGGACGCCAGCAATGCCGTCCTGATCGAGCATGCGCTGACGGGCAGCACCCATGTGACCCGCGGCGACACCGACGAAGAAGGCTGGTGGGAACAACTTGCAGGCCCCGGTGCGCCGGTGGATACGGACAAGTTTTTCGTGGTGTCCATCAACATCGTTGGCGGCTGCTACGGATCCACCGGCCCGTCATCGCCCGCGCCGGACGGAAAGCCCTGGGGCTCCCGGTTTCCCCTGGTCACGCTGCGTGACAGCACCGTGGCCGAGGCAAGGCTCGCGGACCAGCTGGGCATCAAGAGCTGGTTCGCCGTCCTCGGCGGATCCATGGGCGGCGCCCGCGCCCTGGAATGGGCGGTGACATACCCGGAGAGGGTGCAGCGCTGCGCCGTCATCGCGGTAGGAGCCGCCAGCACGGCCGAACAGATTGCCTTCGCGCAGGCCCAGACGCTGGCCATCCGGCAGGACCCCAACTTCAATGGTGGAGATTACTACGGCGGTCCGTGTCCGGAAGACGGGCTGGCACTCGCCCGGCGCATTGCCCACATCACCTACCGGTCCGCCGCCGAACTCGAGGGCCGGTTCGGCCGGGCGCCCCAGGCACCCGAGTCGCCCTTCCAGGGGGAAGTGCTCGCAACCCGCGGCCGCTACCAAGTGGAGAGCTACCTGGACCACCAGGGCAACAAGCTTGTGAAGCGCTTTGACGCCAACAGCTACATCGCCCTGACCGAGGCACTGATGAGCCATGACATCTGCCGGGGCCGGGGGACCCTGGCCGAAACCCTGGCCAGGTCCACGGCACGGTTCCTCGTGGCCGCCGTCGACTCCGACCGGCTCTACTTCCCGGCTCAGTCCCGCGAACTGGCGCAGGCCCTGCCCGGCGAGGTTGACGTCCACGTCATCCAGGCGCCCATCGGCCACGACGGGTTCCTGACCGAAATCGGGCAGCTGGGCGGCCAGCTCCGGGGCACCTTCCTGGCGTAG
- a CDS encoding zinc-dependent alcohol dehydrogenase family protein — MKAAVLYATVPAAGNTPGTGSYSESRPLLVQELEQPEPRAGELGVSITYSSLCHSDLSVVDGSRVRPLPMALGHEAVGRVVSLGEGVSEVSVGDHVVLVFVPSCGHCRACASGRPALCHRAAEVNGSGDLLHGPALLRTPAGERINHHLGVSAFADYAVVARESVVVIDDDVPDTVAAMFGCAVLTGMGAVFNTAAVIPGQSVAVFGLGAVGLSAVMAARLAGAASVIAIDPNQGKHQLARDAGATAVGTPDDAGRLIEEASGDGVDVAIEAVGSAGVIASCLERVTRGGAVVSVGLPHPSAELTVPALQFAGAGKRLLGSYMGDAVPARDIPRYLGYWREGKLPVELLHTDTRPLSEINEGLDALATGQVVRRLFQA, encoded by the coding sequence ATGAAGGCCGCCGTCCTGTACGCCACCGTCCCCGCCGCCGGAAACACCCCCGGAACGGGCAGCTACTCCGAGTCCCGGCCACTGCTGGTGCAGGAACTGGAGCAGCCGGAGCCCCGTGCCGGTGAGCTTGGAGTTTCCATCACTTACTCGAGCCTGTGCCATTCGGACCTTTCCGTGGTGGACGGCTCCCGGGTCCGCCCGCTTCCGATGGCCTTGGGCCACGAGGCGGTGGGGCGGGTGGTGTCCCTGGGCGAGGGTGTGTCCGAGGTGTCGGTGGGCGACCATGTGGTGCTTGTGTTCGTGCCGAGCTGCGGCCACTGCCGGGCCTGCGCGTCCGGGCGGCCCGCGCTCTGCCACCGGGCGGCCGAGGTGAACGGATCCGGGGACCTGTTGCACGGTCCTGCATTGTTGCGCACGCCGGCGGGGGAGCGCATCAACCATCACCTTGGCGTCTCGGCCTTCGCTGATTACGCGGTGGTCGCCCGGGAATCAGTGGTGGTGATTGACGACGACGTCCCGGATACCGTGGCGGCAATGTTTGGTTGCGCCGTGCTCACCGGAATGGGCGCCGTGTTCAACACTGCCGCAGTCATCCCCGGTCAGTCCGTGGCAGTCTTCGGCCTGGGTGCGGTGGGCCTCTCCGCGGTGATGGCGGCCCGCCTCGCCGGGGCTGCCAGTGTGATCGCCATCGATCCGAACCAGGGCAAGCACCAGCTGGCGCGCGACGCCGGCGCCACCGCCGTGGGTACCCCGGACGACGCCGGGCGGCTGATCGAAGAAGCTTCGGGCGACGGCGTGGACGTTGCGATCGAGGCGGTGGGCTCCGCCGGCGTGATCGCCTCCTGCCTGGAGCGGGTGACGCGGGGCGGCGCGGTGGTCTCCGTGGGCCTGCCCCACCCATCCGCAGAGTTGACGGTGCCGGCCCTGCAGTTCGCCGGGGCCGGCAAGCGGCTGCTGGGCTCCTACATGGGTGACGCCGTTCCCGCGCGGGACATCCCCAGGTACCTCGGGTACTGGCGGGAGGGCAAACTGCCGGTTGAGCTGCTGCACACCGATACCCGGCCACTGAGCGAGATCAATGAGGGCCTGGACGCGCTGGCGACGGGGCAGGTAGTGCGGCGGCTCTTCCAGGCCTGA
- a CDS encoding RNA-binding S4 domain-containing protein → MSNPIDDVPIRDSMIRLGQLLKLANLVEDGVEAAELIKNGLVKVNGEIDDRRGRQLHDGDTVTVNGHTVRVAAPKAD, encoded by the coding sequence ATGAGCAACCCCATTGACGACGTCCCCATCCGCGACAGCATGATCAGGCTGGGCCAACTGCTGAAGCTCGCCAACCTCGTGGAGGACGGCGTGGAGGCGGCAGAGCTCATCAAGAACGGGCTGGTCAAGGTCAATGGTGAGATCGACGACCGCCGCGGGCGCCAGCTCCACGACGGGGACACCGTCACCGTAAACGGCCACACCGTCCGGGTGGCGGCACCAAAGGCGGACTAG
- a CDS encoding VOC family protein yields the protein MRMDHVSYACEHDGLAATTERIATALGVEAVKGGVHPRFGTRNMIIPLAGHKYLEVVEVLDHPASDKAPFGQAVRARSAAGGGWMGWCVEVDDLAPFEERLGRAAVNGNRKFPDGRELVWKQIGILGLIADPQVPYMLKWEGDPSLHPSNAYESNLKMSCLTIAGSASRVTEWLGEPVEKPLEDVAVEWVAPHGTPGILSVTFESANGAVTI from the coding sequence ATGCGCATGGATCACGTCTCTTACGCCTGTGAACACGATGGCCTCGCGGCCACTACCGAACGTATTGCAACTGCCCTCGGCGTTGAGGCAGTGAAGGGTGGCGTACACCCCCGCTTCGGAACCCGAAATATGATCATTCCGCTCGCCGGGCACAAGTACCTCGAAGTTGTCGAGGTCCTGGACCACCCGGCATCGGACAAGGCACCCTTCGGGCAGGCAGTGCGTGCCCGTTCCGCTGCCGGTGGCGGGTGGATGGGCTGGTGCGTCGAAGTGGACGACCTCGCCCCCTTCGAGGAACGCCTGGGCCGCGCCGCCGTGAACGGCAACCGCAAGTTCCCGGACGGCCGCGAGCTGGTCTGGAAGCAGATTGGCATCCTGGGCCTCATCGCCGATCCCCAGGTGCCGTACATGCTCAAGTGGGAGGGCGATCCCTCGCTCCACCCGTCCAATGCGTACGAGAGCAACCTCAAGATGAGCTGCCTGACCATCGCCGGTTCCGCCTCGCGCGTCACCGAGTGGCTGGGTGAGCCGGTGGAGAAGCCGCTCGAGGACGTTGCGGTCGAATGGGTTGCCCCGCACGGGACCCCGGGCATCCTCTCGGTCACCTTTGAGAGCGCCAACGGAGCCGTTACTATCTGA
- a CDS encoding CoA-acylating methylmalonate-semialdehyde dehydrogenase: METIPHYINGARVTDADRFGPVFNPATGQQEKQVALASTARTEEAIAAARAALPAWRATSLAKRTTIFFKVREILTERKSELAAILTSEHGKVLSDAEGEIARGLENIDFATGLSHMLKGERSEQVSSGIDVHSVRQPVGVVACITPFNFPAMVPLWMIGSALACGNTVLLKPSEKDPSAAVFIAEAFAEAGLPAGVLNVVQGDKEAVDVLLEHPDVKAVSFVGSTPVAQSIYKRAAEHGKRVQALGGAKNHMVVLPDADLDMAADAAVSAAYGSAGERCMAVSVLVAVGNIADDLVKAISTRMADLKIGAGTDPASQMGPLITAEHRDRVASYVSGAEGEGGTVVVDGRSQQFDSNGFFIGVSLVDHVKPGMKVYDDEIFGPVLSVVRVDTYADAVKLVNDNEFGNGTAIFTRDGGAARQFEFDVEAGMVGVNVPIPVPVGTFSFGGWKNSLFGDTHMYGPDSIRFYTRGKVVTTRWPDPSTSVIDLGFPQVD; encoded by the coding sequence TTGGAAACCATTCCGCACTACATCAACGGTGCCCGCGTCACCGATGCCGACCGCTTCGGTCCGGTCTTCAACCCCGCCACCGGCCAGCAGGAGAAGCAGGTGGCGCTCGCCTCCACGGCACGGACAGAGGAAGCCATCGCGGCAGCCCGCGCTGCGCTCCCGGCCTGGCGGGCCACCAGCCTGGCCAAGCGCACCACCATCTTCTTCAAGGTCCGCGAAATCCTGACTGAACGAAAGTCCGAACTCGCCGCGATCCTCACCAGCGAACACGGCAAGGTCCTCTCCGACGCCGAGGGTGAAATCGCCCGCGGCCTCGAGAACATCGACTTCGCCACCGGACTGTCCCACATGCTCAAGGGCGAACGCTCGGAGCAGGTCTCCAGCGGCATCGATGTCCACTCCGTCCGCCAGCCCGTGGGCGTCGTGGCCTGCATTACCCCGTTCAACTTCCCGGCCATGGTGCCGCTGTGGATGATCGGCAGCGCCCTCGCGTGCGGCAACACGGTCCTGCTGAAGCCCAGCGAAAAGGATCCGTCGGCGGCCGTCTTCATCGCGGAGGCCTTCGCCGAAGCGGGTCTCCCGGCCGGCGTGCTGAACGTGGTCCAGGGGGACAAGGAAGCCGTGGACGTCCTGCTCGAACACCCCGACGTGAAGGCAGTGAGCTTCGTCGGGTCCACCCCCGTGGCCCAGTCGATCTACAAGCGGGCAGCAGAGCACGGCAAGCGGGTGCAGGCGCTGGGTGGTGCAAAGAACCACATGGTGGTGCTTCCCGACGCCGACCTGGACATGGCTGCCGACGCTGCGGTTTCCGCCGCCTACGGTTCCGCCGGCGAACGCTGCATGGCCGTCAGCGTCCTGGTGGCCGTGGGCAACATCGCCGATGACCTGGTGAAGGCGATATCCACCCGCATGGCAGACCTGAAGATCGGTGCCGGAACCGATCCCGCATCACAAATGGGTCCCCTGATCACCGCGGAGCACCGGGACCGGGTGGCATCCTATGTTTCGGGCGCCGAAGGTGAAGGCGGAACCGTGGTGGTGGACGGCCGCTCACAGCAGTTCGACTCCAATGGGTTCTTCATCGGCGTCAGCCTGGTGGACCACGTCAAGCCCGGCATGAAGGTGTACGACGACGAAATCTTCGGCCCGGTCCTTTCCGTGGTGCGCGTGGACACCTATGCCGACGCCGTGAAGCTGGTCAACGACAATGAGTTCGGCAACGGCACGGCCATCTTTACCCGCGACGGCGGCGCGGCGCGGCAGTTCGAGTTCGACGTGGAGGCAGGGATGGTGGGCGTCAACGTCCCCATCCCGGTCCCGGTGGGCACGTTCTCGTTCGGCGGCTGGAAGAACTCACTGTTCGGCGACACCCACATGTACGGTCCGGACAGCATCCGTTTCTACACGCGCGGCAAAGTGGTGACCACCCGCTGGCCGGATCCGTCCACCTCCGTGATCGATCTGGGCTTCCCCCAGGTGGATTAA
- the mmsB gene encoding 3-hydroxyisobutyrate dehydrogenase has product MAVIGWVGLGNMGGHMSVNLVKAGHDVRGFDLNPAALDAAAAGGVKRAASIAEAVDGADAVFTMLPKGEHARAVYIGEDGVLAHADTRTLLIDSSTIDIASAQELHDAAAAAGFRFVDAPVSGGMSGAEAGTLTFMVGGEEGAVKDAAGFIGPMSGNIIPTGGPTTGQAAKICNNLMLFINLASTAEGAVLADRLGLDKQVFWDIASVSSGDSWALRTWYPVPGVVPTAASNNDFAPTFTTELANKDIGLAISAAEDTGTPLEIGKHVQQLFQRLIDAGDAGKDCSMIIKLVDGSLQPADRAPSN; this is encoded by the coding sequence ATGGCAGTAATCGGTTGGGTCGGCCTGGGCAACATGGGCGGCCACATGTCCGTGAACCTGGTGAAGGCCGGGCACGATGTACGCGGTTTCGACCTGAACCCCGCAGCCTTGGATGCCGCTGCCGCAGGGGGTGTCAAGCGGGCCGCCAGCATCGCGGAAGCGGTGGACGGGGCGGACGCGGTGTTCACCATGCTGCCCAAGGGTGAACACGCCCGTGCCGTGTATATCGGCGAGGACGGCGTGCTGGCGCACGCGGATACCCGCACGCTGCTCATTGACTCCTCCACCATCGACATCGCCTCCGCACAGGAACTGCACGACGCCGCGGCTGCTGCCGGCTTCCGCTTCGTGGACGCTCCTGTGTCCGGCGGAATGAGCGGAGCGGAGGCCGGAACCCTGACCTTCATGGTGGGCGGTGAAGAGGGTGCCGTCAAAGACGCTGCGGGCTTCATCGGGCCCATGTCCGGCAACATCATCCCTACCGGCGGCCCCACCACGGGGCAGGCGGCCAAGATCTGCAACAACCTGATGCTTTTCATCAACCTTGCCTCCACCGCAGAGGGAGCGGTCCTCGCCGACAGGCTCGGCCTGGACAAGCAGGTCTTCTGGGACATTGCCTCGGTCTCCTCGGGAGACTCATGGGCGCTGCGCACCTGGTACCCGGTGCCGGGCGTGGTCCCCACCGCCGCCTCCAACAACGACTTCGCGCCCACCTTCACCACCGAGCTCGCGAACAAGGACATCGGCCTGGCCATCAGCGCCGCAGAAGACACCGGCACTCCACTGGAGATCGGCAAACACGTCCAGCAGCTGTTCCAGCGGCTCATCGACGCCGGTGACGCCGGCAAGGACTGCTCCATGATCATCAAGCTCGTGGACGGCTCGCTCCAGCCTGCCGACCGGGCGCCGTCGAATTAG
- a CDS encoding MFS transporter: MSTERPAARRTEETDVKASGLKKVVTASMAGTVVEWYEFFLYASAATLVFGKAFFPNAGTELDGIIAAFLTYAVGFVARPIGGIVFGHFGDKFGRKQLLQLSIILVGVSTFLMGCLPTFGQIGYWAPALLVVLRFAQGFAVGGEWGGAVLLVAEHSPSKSRGFWASWPQSAVPLGNLLATAVLFVLSSTLTQEAFLGWGWRVAFWLSAVIVLIGYYIRTKVNDAPIFLEARREVEAGHKGYGVAEVFRRYPRGVFTAMGLRFAENILYYLVVTFSITYLKTVVQADTTRILLLLLLAHAVHFSVVPMVGKLSDRFGRKPVYMAGALMGATWGFFAFPMMDTKNDFVILAAIMIGLVFHAFMYAGQPALMAEMFPTRMRYSGVSLGYQVTSIVAGSLAPIIAASLLATYKSSVPVAVYLLIACAITAVAVFFLKETRGISLHDVDAADAKGTADLLAASKK, translated from the coding sequence ATGAGTACGGAACGCCCCGCCGCGAGGCGCACTGAGGAAACCGACGTCAAGGCATCAGGCCTGAAGAAGGTGGTGACGGCCTCCATGGCCGGCACTGTCGTGGAGTGGTACGAGTTCTTCCTCTACGCATCAGCAGCCACCCTGGTGTTCGGGAAGGCATTCTTCCCCAATGCCGGCACAGAACTGGACGGCATCATCGCCGCCTTCCTCACCTATGCCGTCGGCTTCGTCGCCCGCCCCATCGGCGGCATCGTCTTTGGCCACTTCGGCGACAAGTTCGGCCGCAAGCAGCTGCTGCAGCTCAGCATCATCCTGGTGGGAGTCTCCACCTTCCTCATGGGCTGCCTGCCCACGTTCGGGCAGATCGGCTACTGGGCTCCCGCGCTGCTGGTCGTCCTCCGCTTCGCCCAGGGCTTCGCCGTTGGCGGCGAATGGGGCGGCGCCGTCCTCCTCGTGGCAGAGCACAGCCCCAGCAAGTCCCGCGGCTTCTGGGCCAGCTGGCCGCAGTCTGCCGTGCCGCTGGGGAACCTGCTGGCCACGGCCGTGCTGTTCGTCCTGTCCTCCACGCTGACCCAGGAAGCATTCCTCGGGTGGGGCTGGCGCGTGGCTTTCTGGCTGTCGGCGGTGATCGTCCTGATCGGCTACTACATCCGCACCAAGGTCAACGACGCCCCCATCTTCCTGGAGGCGCGCAGAGAGGTCGAAGCCGGCCACAAGGGCTACGGCGTGGCCGAGGTCTTCCGCCGCTACCCGCGCGGCGTCTTCACCGCCATGGGCCTGCGCTTCGCGGAGAACATCCTGTACTACCTGGTGGTGACCTTCTCCATCACGTACCTGAAGACCGTGGTGCAGGCGGACACCACCCGCATCCTCCTCCTGCTGCTCCTGGCCCACGCCGTCCACTTCTCGGTGGTCCCCATGGTGGGCAAGTTGTCGGACCGGTTCGGCCGCAAACCCGTCTACATGGCCGGCGCACTCATGGGCGCCACGTGGGGCTTCTTCGCCTTCCCCATGATGGATACGAAGAACGATTTCGTCATCCTGGCCGCCATCATGATCGGCCTGGTGTTCCACGCCTTCATGTACGCCGGACAGCCCGCTCTCATGGCGGAGATGTTCCCCACCCGGATGCGCTACTCAGGGGTCTCCCTGGGCTACCAGGTGACATCGATCGTGGCTGGCTCGCTGGCTCCGATCATCGCCGCGTCGCTCCTGGCCACCTACAAGTCCTCCGTCCCCGTGGCTGTCTATCTGCTCATCGCCTGTGCCATCACCGCCGTCGCTGTCTTTTTCTTGAAGGAGACCCGCGGCATCTCGCTGCATGACGTGGATGCCGCTGACGCCAAGGGCACGGCTGACCTGCTGGCCGCCAGCAAGAAGTAA
- a CDS encoding alpha/beta hydrolase yields the protein MTDAEVFPAPVVLWSHPEDQRAGKPLLVLLHGYGANEQDLLSLADMLPGDFAVASVRAPIAMGPGFTWFPLTASIEYSLERVKKASAYVLDWIDTIRVGHPSVTLLGFSMGMAMATTLLRQRPTDFAAVVGLSGFVVDAAGDPSFKDHELDGTVPMFWGRDQQDPVITQDKIEFTMGWVRRHVKLTKVLYTGMWHGINQQEIGHVGEFLTHEVLNK from the coding sequence ATGACTGACGCCGAAGTATTTCCTGCCCCCGTTGTCCTGTGGTCCCATCCCGAAGACCAGCGCGCCGGCAAACCGCTGCTGGTGCTGCTCCACGGCTACGGCGCCAACGAGCAGGACCTGCTCAGCCTGGCCGACATGCTGCCCGGGGACTTCGCCGTCGCGTCCGTGCGGGCGCCCATCGCCATGGGCCCGGGTTTCACCTGGTTCCCGCTCACCGCCTCCATCGAGTACTCGCTGGAGCGGGTCAAGAAGGCCTCGGCCTACGTGCTCGACTGGATCGACACCATTCGTGTGGGCCACCCGTCGGTGACCCTGCTCGGCTTCTCCATGGGCATGGCGATGGCCACCACCCTCCTGCGCCAGCGGCCCACGGACTTCGCAGCCGTCGTCGGACTGTCAGGTTTCGTAGTGGACGCTGCCGGGGACCCGTCGTTCAAGGACCATGAACTGGACGGCACCGTGCCCATGTTCTGGGGCCGGGACCAGCAGGATCCTGTGATCACCCAGGACAAAATCGAGTTCACCATGGGCTGGGTGCGCAGGCACGTCAAGCTCACCAAGGTGCTGTACACGGGCATGTGGCACGGCATCAACCAGCAGGAGATCGGGCACGTGGGCGAGTTCCTCACCCATGAGGTGCTGAACAAATAG
- a CDS encoding SGNH/GDSL hydrolase family protein, with protein sequence MTDASALQTPSVRPGSHPWTRYVAMGDSFTEGIGDPEPSRPGGHRGWADRVAEELGRTQPDFAYANLAVRGRLLQQIVDQQLAPALELKPDLVTLSAGGNDLIRPGGDPDALAEKLDSVVQILSMGGATVVLFNGPDTGSSVLGRIRSKVAIYNENLRTVAARHDAVIADMWSLRQLSDPQMWDQDRLHFSPLGHHTIAAMVLDALNVEHSLEPLQPKPLPPRTWREARSGDLVWAREYFMPWVLRRLRHQSSGDGITAKRPTPGPVFGPGVPLGSGEGPLGTSEPSRR encoded by the coding sequence GTGACTGACGCAAGTGCCCTCCAGACCCCCTCCGTGCGCCCCGGTTCCCACCCCTGGACCCGGTACGTGGCGATGGGTGATTCCTTCACCGAAGGCATCGGCGACCCCGAACCCTCACGCCCGGGAGGCCACCGCGGTTGGGCCGACAGGGTGGCCGAAGAGCTGGGCCGCACCCAGCCGGACTTCGCCTATGCCAACCTGGCGGTGCGCGGCAGATTGCTCCAGCAGATCGTGGACCAGCAACTGGCCCCGGCCCTGGAACTGAAGCCGGACCTGGTGACCCTGTCCGCCGGCGGCAATGACCTGATCCGTCCGGGCGGCGATCCCGACGCGTTGGCCGAGAAGCTCGACTCCGTGGTCCAGATCCTGTCCATGGGCGGGGCCACGGTGGTCCTGTTCAATGGGCCGGATACGGGCTCGTCCGTGCTGGGCAGGATCCGCAGCAAGGTGGCCATCTATAACGAGAACCTGCGGACTGTCGCTGCACGGCACGACGCCGTCATCGCGGACATGTGGTCGCTGCGGCAGCTGAGCGACCCGCAGATGTGGGACCAGGACCGGCTGCACTTCTCCCCGCTGGGCCACCACACCATTGCGGCGATGGTTCTGGACGCGCTCAACGTGGAGCACTCCCTGGAACCGCTGCAGCCCAAGCCATTGCCGCCACGGACGTGGCGCGAGGCCAGGAGCGGGGATCTGGTGTGGGCGCGCGAATACTTCATGCCGTGGGTGCTGCGCCGGCTGCGCCACCAGTCGTCAGGCGACGGCATCACGGCAAAGCGGCCGACGCCGGGTCCCGTCTTCGGCCCGGGCGTCCCGTTGGGATCCGGGGAGGGTCCGTTGGGAACTTCGGAACCCAGTCGCCGGTAG
- a CDS encoding LysR family transcriptional regulator → MEGRAGVDSRRLASPDDLLILLTVARLGRFNAVAETLGTTHTTISRRILALDKQLGGRTLERSPHGWELTQLGAAAVEAAEAIESTLGSLSGLISKDQSTLAGLVRVATTDGVGAVFVTPSLVRLQRQHPQLNIEMLSATRKVSQNRSGVDLEIVVGRADVTTAQTIFLSNYYLRLYASPGYVARHGLPERLDDVGQHAFVSYVESALQVAELGPRWSAQLPIPRTSFQATSVFAQVEAVRRGAGIGLLPNFMVATDSPDFVPVLAADFERQLPIWAVARPESLRSARVQAVIAALQDEVKERSALLAG, encoded by the coding sequence ATGGAAGGAAGGGCCGGCGTGGACTCGAGGCGGTTGGCAAGCCCGGACGACCTGCTCATCCTGCTGACCGTCGCGCGCCTGGGCCGGTTCAACGCGGTCGCCGAAACCCTGGGAACCACCCACACCACCATTTCACGCCGGATCCTCGCCCTGGACAAGCAGCTGGGCGGCCGGACCCTGGAACGCAGCCCGCATGGCTGGGAGCTGACGCAGCTTGGGGCTGCGGCAGTGGAAGCGGCGGAGGCGATCGAAAGCACGCTTGGCTCGCTGTCAGGCCTGATCAGCAAGGACCAGAGCACCCTTGCCGGCCTGGTCCGTGTCGCCACCACCGACGGCGTGGGAGCCGTGTTCGTCACCCCGTCGCTGGTGCGGCTCCAGCGGCAGCACCCCCAGCTGAACATCGAAATGCTGAGCGCTACCCGGAAGGTCAGCCAGAACCGGTCAGGAGTGGACCTGGAAATCGTGGTGGGCCGCGCTGATGTCACCACAGCTCAGACCATCTTCCTGAGCAACTACTACCTGCGCCTCTACGCCAGCCCCGGCTATGTGGCGCGGCATGGCCTGCCGGAAAGGCTCGACGACGTGGGGCAGCACGCGTTCGTCTCTTACGTCGAGTCGGCGCTCCAGGTGGCAGAGTTGGGCCCCCGGTGGTCAGCGCAGCTGCCGATCCCCCGGACAAGCTTCCAGGCCACCAGCGTTTTCGCGCAGGTGGAGGCCGTGCGCCGGGGCGCCGGCATCGGGCTGCTGCCCAACTTCATGGTGGCCACCGACAGCCCGGATTTCGTCCCCGTCCTGGCAGCCGATTTTGAACGCCAGCTTCCTATCTGGGCCGTTGCCCGTCCGGAATCGCTTCGGTCGGCCCGGGTACAGGCTGTGATCGCGGCGTTGCAGGACGAAGTGAAGGAGCGCTCGGCGCTGCTCGCAGGGTAA
- a CDS encoding bifunctional o-acetylhomoserine/o-acetylserine sulfhydrylase, giving the protein MSNGWSFETRQIHAGQEADSATGARALPIYQTTSFVFPSAESAANRFALTELAPIYTRIGNPTQDAVEQRIASLEGGLAALLLSSGQAAETFAVLNIAEAGDHIVASPSLYGGTYNLFAHTLKKFGISVTFVDDPDNLDQWRGAVQPNTKLFFGEVVSNPRQDVLDIEGISEVAHQAGVPLIVDNTLSTPYLIRPLEWGADIVIHSATKYLGGHGSAIAGVIVDSGKFDFSKDPERFPGFNTPDPTYNGLVYARDLGEGGALGANLSYILKARVQLLRDLGSAVSPFNAFLIAQGLETLSLRVERHVANATKVAAWLEARDDVESVAYAGLPSSPWYERGRKYGPKGTGAVVAFNLAGGAEAGKRFVDALELHSHVANIGDVRSLVIHPASTTHSQLSPEQQVVAGVNPGLVRLSVGLEHVDDILADLEAGFRAAKGA; this is encoded by the coding sequence ATGTCCAACGGATGGTCCTTCGAAACCCGCCAGATCCACGCGGGCCAGGAAGCGGACAGTGCCACGGGGGCCCGCGCGCTGCCCATCTACCAGACCACGTCCTTCGTGTTCCCTTCGGCTGAGAGCGCCGCGAACCGCTTCGCCCTGACCGAACTGGCTCCCATTTACACCCGGATCGGCAACCCGACACAGGACGCGGTTGAACAGCGGATCGCCAGCCTTGAAGGCGGCCTGGCGGCCTTGCTGCTGAGCTCCGGGCAGGCCGCAGAGACGTTTGCGGTGCTGAACATCGCGGAAGCGGGGGACCACATTGTGGCCAGCCCCAGCCTGTACGGCGGCACCTATAACCTGTTCGCCCACACGCTGAAGAAGTTCGGCATCTCCGTGACGTTCGTGGACGACCCCGACAACCTGGACCAGTGGCGCGGCGCCGTCCAGCCCAACACCAAGCTCTTCTTCGGCGAAGTGGTATCCAACCCGCGGCAGGACGTCCTGGACATCGAGGGCATCTCCGAGGTGGCGCACCAGGCCGGCGTCCCCCTCATTGTGGACAACACGCTCTCCACCCCCTACCTGATCCGCCCGCTGGAGTGGGGAGCAGACATCGTAATCCACTCCGCCACCAAGTACCTGGGCGGCCACGGTTCAGCCATTGCCGGCGTCATCGTTGATTCCGGGAAGTTCGATTTCAGCAAGGACCCCGAACGGTTCCCCGGCTTCAACACGCCGGACCCCACCTACAACGGCCTTGTCTACGCCCGGGACCTCGGCGAAGGAGGTGCACTTGGGGCCAACCTCTCCTACATCCTCAAGGCGCGCGTCCAGTTGCTGCGCGACCTCGGTTCTGCGGTTTCGCCCTTCAACGCCTTCCTGATCGCCCAGGGCCTGGAGACCTTGAGCCTGCGGGTTGAGCGCCACGTTGCCAACGCCACCAAAGTGGCGGCCTGGCTTGAGGCAAGGGACGACGTCGAGTCCGTCGCCTACGCCGGGCTGCCGTCCAGCCCGTGGTACGAGCGTGGCCGCAAGTACGGGCCCAAGGGGACGGGCGCCGTCGTCGCCTTCAACCTGGCCGGTGGGGCGGAGGCGGGCAAACGCTTTGTCGATGCCCTTGAGCTGCACTCCCATGTTGCCAACATCGGTGACGTCCGCTCGCTGGTCATCCACCCGGCGTCGACCACGCACAGCCAGCTCTCGCCGGAGCAGCAGGTGGTGGCCGGCGTTAATCCGGGGCTGGTCCGGCTTTCCGTGGGGTTGGAACACGTCGACGACATCCTCGCCGACCTGGAAGCAGGCTTCCGCGCCGCCAAGGGCGCGTAG